Proteins from a genomic interval of Marmota flaviventris isolate mMarFla1 chromosome 8, mMarFla1.hap1, whole genome shotgun sequence:
- the Plxnb1 gene encoding plexin-B1, translating into MPALGPALLQTLWAGWVLTLQPSPPAAFTPNGTHLQHLVRDPTSGTLYLGATNFLFQLSPGLQLEATVSTGPVLDSRDCLPPVLSDECPQAQLTNNPNQLLLVSPGALVVCGSVHQGVCEQRRLGQLGQLLLRPERPGDTQYVAANDPAVSTVGLVAQGLAGEPLLFVGRGYTSRGVGGGIPPITTRALQPPDPQAAFSYEETAKLAVGRLSEYSHHFVSAFAHGTNAYFLFLRRDLQAQSRAFRAYVSRVCLWDQHYYSYVELPLACQGGHYGLIQAAAVAVSQEVARGEVLFAAFSSAAPPTVGRPPSVATGASGASALCAFPLNEVDRLANHTRDACYTRKGRAEDGTEVAYIEYDVNSCCDQLPMDTPDAYPCGSDHTPSPMASHVPLEATPILELPGVQLTAVAVTVEDGHTIAFLGDSQGQLHSVYLGSGSDGQRYSIQSIQQGSAVSRDLTFDGTFEHLYVMTQTTLVKVPVASCAQHLDCASCLAHRDPYCGWCVLLGRCSRRSECSRGQGPEQWLWSFQTEVVCLRVAAISPANISREERREVFLSVPNLPPLWPGESYSCHFGEHQSPALLTGSGVMCPSPDPSEAPVLQRGTDHISVSVELRFGDVVITKASLSFYDCMAVTELRPSAQCQACVSSHWGCNWCVWQHLCTHKASCDAGPMVMSKQSPLLSLAPPARDIPTLFPPTAPASTVTPVPDTFPVDPGATDSDVPTGARPSLLSPWGPWAGPGPIPSPTSSESHFHEKPLLPNLPIIPRTTVPAPTNLGPAATPEDLSASHPSPSDAAPMPPAEPGPETLPSMVALDQPPGTVPATTFPGATGSTKPALDWLMREGGELPEADEWTGGDAPAFSTSTLLSGDGDSAEHEGPPAPLILLSSLDYQYDTPGLWELGEVNWGPSSCPCVESVQGSTLMPVHVEQEIHLQGRNLRLFQDSPGDNECVLELEGLEVVVEARVECELPPDTMCHVTCQQHQLSYEALQPELQVGLFLRRAGRLRVDSADGLHVILYNCSVGHWDCSRCQTAMPQYGCVWCDGEYPRCVAQEACGKAEAVATQCPAPFIHSVEPLTGPIDGGTRVTIRGSNLGQHVQDVLGMVMVAGVPCAVDAQEYEVSSSLVCITGASGEEVVGAAAVEVPGRGRSISELNFAYQDPKVHSIFPARGPRAGGTHLTLHGSKLLTGRLEDIRVVVGDQLCHLLLEQQSEQLQCKTSPHSIPATLPVTVWFGTIKRRLQHGQFKYTSDPNVTSAGPTKSFLSGGREIWVRGQNLDVVQTPRIRVTVALGVLQPSQGNGRRRRAVLETACSPGASCGSHHFEEPCYVNSSHLIMCRTPALPGLPEDPWVQVEFVLDNLVFDFATLSRIPFSYEADPTLQPLNPEDPTMPFRHKPGSVFSVEGENLDLAISKEEVVAMIGDGPCVVKTLTRHHLYCEPPVEQPLPRHHALREAPDTLPEFTVQMGNLHFSLGHVQYDGESPVAFPVAAQVGLGVGASLLALGVIIIVLMYRRKSKQALRDYKKVQIQLENLESSVRDRCKKEFTDLMTEMTDLTSDLLGSGIPFLDYKVYAERVFFPGHRESPLHRDLGVPESRRPTVEQGLGQLSNLLNSKLFLTKFIYTLESQRTFSARDRAYVASLLTVALHGKLEYFTDILRTLLSDLVAQYVAKNPKLMLRRTETVVEKLLTNWMSICLYTFVRDSVGEPLYMLFRGIKHQVDKGPVDSVTGKAKYTLNDNRLLREDVEYRPLTLNALLAVGTGAGEAQGVPVKVLDCDTISQAKEKMLDQLYKGVPLAQRPAPRTLDVEWRSGVAGHLILSDEDVTSEVQGMWRRLNTLQHYKVPDGATVALVPCLTKHVLRENQDYVPGERTPMLEDVDEGGIRPWHLVKPSEEPEPPRPRRGSLRGGERERAKAIPEIYLTRLLSMKGTLQKFVDDLFQVILSTSRPVPLAVKYFFDLLDEQAQQHGISDQDTIHIWKTNSLPLRFWINIIKNPQFVFDVQTSDNMDAVLLVIAQTFMDACTLADHKLGRDSPINKLLYARDIPRYKGMVERYYADIKQNVPASDQEMNSVLAELSRNYSGDLGARVALHELYKYINKYYDQIITALEEDGTAQKMQLGYRLQQIAAAVENKVTDL; encoded by the exons ATGCCTGCTCTTGGCCCAGCTCTTCTCCAGACACTCTGGGCTGGGTGGGTCCTCACTCTCCAGCCATCTCCACCAGCTGCTTTCACTCCCAATGGCACACATCTGCAGCACTTGGTGAGGGACCCCACATCAGGCACCCTCTATCTAGGGGCCACCAACTTCCTGTTTCAACTGAGCCCTGGGCTGCAGCTGGAGGCCACAGTGTCCACAGGTCCTGTGCTAGATAGCAGGGATTGCCTGCCGCCTGTGTTGTCTGATGAGTGCCCCCAAGCCCAGCTTACCAACAACCCCAACCAGTTGCTCCTGGTGAGCCCAGGAGCCCTGGTAGTGTGCGGGAGTGTGCACCAGGGTGTCTGTGAGCAGCGGAGACTGGGACAGCTTGGGCAGCTGCTGCTGAGACCAGAGCGGCCCGGGGACACTCAGTATGTGGCTGCCAATGACCCTGCAGTCAGCACAGTGGGGCTGGTGGCCCAGGGGTTAGCAGGGGAGCCCCTCTTATTTGTAGGGCGGGGATACACTAGCAGAGGTGTCGGGGGTGGTATCCCCCCTATTACAACCCGGGCCCTGCAGCCACCAGACCCCCAAGCTGCCTTCTCCTATGAAGAGACAGCCAAGCTGGCAGTAGGCCGCCTCTCTGAGTACAGCCACCACTTTGTGAGTGCCTTTGCACATGGGACCAATGCTTATTTTCTGTTCCTGCGACGGGACCTGCAGGCTCAGTCTAGAGCTTTTCGAGCCTATGTGTCTAGAGTGTGCCTCTGGGACCAGCACTATTACTCTTATGTAGAGTTGCCTCTGGCCTGCCAGGGTGGCCACTATGGGCTGATCCAGGCTGCAGCTGTGGCTGTGTCCCAGGAGGTGGCCCGTGGGGAAGTGCTCTTTGCAGCTTTCTCCTCAGCGGCTCCCCCCACTGTGGGCCGGCCCCCATCTGTGGCTACTGGGGCATCTGGAGCCTCGGCACTCTGTGCCTTCCCTCTGAATGAGGTGGACCGGCTTGCTAATCATACACGAGATGCTTGCTACACCCGGAAGGGCCGTGCTGAGGATGGGACTGAGGTGGCCTACATTGAGTATGATGTCAATTCCTGCTGTGATCAGCTGCCAATG GACACCCCGGATGCTTATCCCTGTGGCTCAGATCACACACCCAGCCCTATGGCCAGCCATGTTCCATTGGAAGCCACACCGATTCTAGAGTTGCCAGGGGTTCAGTTAACAGCTGTGGCAGTCACCGTGGAGGATGGACACACCATCGCCTTCTTGGGTGACAGTCAAGGACAGCTGCACAGT GTGTATTTGGGCTCGGGGAGTGATGGCCAACGATACTCCATACAGAGCATCCAGCAGGGGTCTGCAGTGAGCAGAGACCTCACCTTTGATGGGACTTTTGAGCACCTGTATGTTATGACCCAGACTACA CTTGTGAAGGTTCCTGTGGCTTCCTGTGCTCAGCATCTGGACTGTGCATCTTGCCTTGCTCACAGGGATCCTTACTGTGGGTGGTGTGTGCTACTCGGCAG GTGTAGTCGCCGTTCAGAGTGCTCAAGGGGCCAAGGGCCAGAGCAGTGGCTATGGAGCTTCCAAACTGAGGTGGTCTGTTTGCGAGTGGCAGCCATAAGTCCTGCCAACATCAGccgagaggagaggagggag GTTTTCCTGTCAGTGCCGAACCTGCCACCCCTGTGGCCGGGGGAGTCATATTCTTGTCACTTTGGGGAACATCAGAGCCCTGCCCTGCTGACCGGATCTGGTGTGATGTGCCCCTCCCCAGACCCTAGTGAAGCCCCAGTGCTGCAAAGAGGAACCG ACCATATCTCCGTGAGTGTAGAGCTCAGATTTGGCGACGTGGTAATCACCAAAGCTTCCCTCTCCTTCTACGACTGTATGGCAGTCACTGAGCTTCGCCCATCTGCACA GTGCCAGGCCTGCGTGAGCAGCCACTGGGGGTGTAACTGGTGTGTCTGGCAGCACCTGTGCACACATAAGGCCTCATGTGATGCTGGGCCCATGGTGATGAGCAAACAG AGCCCGCTTCTCTCCCTAGCCCCCCCTGCAAGAGATATACCCACCCTCTTCCCACCCACTGCCCCTGCATCCACAGTCACTCCTGTACCTGACACTTTTCCTGTGGACCCAGGAGCCACAGACTCAGATGTCCCAACTGGGGCCAGACCTTCTTTGCTCAGCCCCTGGGGGCCATGGGCAGGTCCTGGTCCCATTCCTTCCCCCACCTCTTCAGAATCACATTTCCATGAGAAGCCCCTCCTTCCCAACCTCCCTATCATACCTAGAACCACTGTTCCTGCCCCCACTAACTTGGGACCTGCAGCCACACCTGAGGACCTCTCAGCCTCCCATCCATCACCCTCAGATGCAGCACCAATGCCCCCTGCAGAACCTGGCCCTGAGACCCTTCCCTCCATGGTGGCCCTGGATCAGCCCCCTGGCACTGTACCTGCCACCACTTTCCCAGGGGCCACTGGCTCCACGAAGCCCGCTCTGGACTGGCTCATGAGAGAAGGTGGCGAGCTGCCCGAGGCCGACGAGTGGACAGGGGGTGACGCGCCCGCCTTCTCCACTTCCACCCTCCTCTCAGGTGATGGAGACTCAGCAGAGCACGAGGGCCCTCCTGCCCCCCTCATCCTCCTGTCCAGCCTCGACTACCAGTACGACACCCCCGGGCTCTGGGAGCTG GGAGAGGTGAATTGGGGGCCAAGCTCCTGCCCCTGTGTAGAGAGTGTTCAGGGCTCCACATTGATGCCAGTCCACGTGGAACAAGAAATTCATCTGCAAGGCAGGAATCTGCGCCTTTTCCAG GACAGCCCAGGAGACAATGAGTGTGTATTGGAGCTGGAGGGCCTTGAAGTGGTGGTTGAGGCCCGGGTTGAGTGTGAGCTGCCTCCAGATACCATGTGCCATGTCACGTGCCAGCAGCACCAG CTTAGCTATGAGGCTCTGCAGCCAGAGCTCCAGGTGGGGCTGTTTCTGCGTCGGGCTGGCCGCCTGCGTGTAGACAGTGCTGATGGGCTGCATG TGATACTATATAACTGTTCTGTGGGCCACTGGGACTGTAGCCGCTGCCAAACTGCCATGCCCCAATATGGTTGTGTGTGGTGTGATGGAGAATATCCACGTTGTGTGGCCCAGGAAGCCTGTGGAAAGGCTGAGGCTGTGGCCACCCAGTGCCCTGCACCTTTCATCCACTCA GTGGAACCACTGACTGGGCCTATAGATGGAGGTACCCGTGTCACCATCAGGGGCTCCAACCTGGGCCAACATGTGCAGGATGTGCTGGGCATGGTCATGGTGGCTGGAGTGCCCTGTGCTGTGGATGCCCAGGAGTATGAGGTCTCTAGCAG TCTCGTATGCATCACTGGGGCCAGTGGAGAGGAGGTGGTTGGTGCTGCTGCAGTGGAGGTGCCAGGAAGAGGGCGCAGCATCTCAGAGCTCAACTTTGCCTACCAG GACCCAAAGGTGCATTCCATCTTCCCAGCCCGTGGCCCCAGAGCTGGGGGCACCCACCTCACCCTGCATGGTTCCAAGCTACTGACTGGGAGGCTAGAGGATATCCGAGTGGTGGTTGGAGACCAGCTTTGTCACTT ACTGCTGGAACAGCAGTCAGAGCAGCTGCAGTGTAAGACCAGCCCACACTCCATACCTGCCACGCTTCCTGTGACAGTGTGGTTTGGGACCATTAAGCGGAGGCTTCAGCATGGCCAGTTCAAATACACATCAGATCCCAATGTCACCTCAGCTGGCCCCACTAAGAGTTTTCTCAG TGGAGGACGTGAGATATGGGTTCGTGGCCAGAATCTGGATGTGGTGCAGACACCAAGAATCCGCGTGACAGTGGCCCTAGGAGTGCTGCAGCCTAGCCAGGGGAATGGGCGGAGGCGCCGTGCGGTCCTGGAGACAGCGTGTTCCCCTGGAGCCTCCTGTGGCAGTCATCAC TTTGAAGAGCCATGTTATGTGAACTCCTCCCATCTCATTATGTGCCGTACACCTGCCCTCCCAGGCCTACCTGAGGACCCCTGGGTCCAGGTGGAATTTGTCCTTGACAACCTGGTCTTTGACTTTGCAACACTGAGCCGCATACCCTTCTCCTATGAGGCTGATCCCACTCTGCAGCCCCTCAACCCTGAGGACCCCACCATGCCATTCCGGCACAAACCTGGAAGTGTGTTCTCTGTGGAG GGGGAGAATCTGGACCTGGCAATATCCAAGGAGGAGGTGGTGGCCATGATAGGAGATGGCCCCTGTGTGGTGAAGACACTGACCCGGCACCATCTGTACTGTGAGCCCCCTGTGGAGCAGCCACTGCCACGGCACCATGCCCTCCGGGAGGCACCTGATACTTTGCCTGAGTTCACA GTGCAGATGGGAAACTTGCACTTCTCCCTTGGTCATGTGCAGTATGATGGCGAGAGCCCTGTGGCTTTTCCTGTGGCAGCCCAGGTGGGCTTGGGGGTGGGAGCCTCTCTTCTGGCTCTGGGTGTCATCATCATAGTCCTCATGTACAG GAGGAAGAGCAAGCAGGCCCTGAGGGACTATAAGAAGGTTCAGATCCAGTTGGAAAATCTGGAGAGCAGTGTACGGGACCGCTGCAAGAAGGAGTTCACAG ACCTCATGACAGAGATGACTGATCTCACAAGTGACCTTCTGGGAAGTGGCATCCCCTTCCTCGACTATAAGGTGTATGCCGAGAGGGTCTTCTTCCCTGGGCACCGGGAGTCACCTTTGCACCGGGATCTCGGTGTGCCTGAGAGCAGGCGACCCACTGTGGAACAGGGCCTGGGGCAGCTCTCCAACTTGCTCAACAGCAAGCTTTTTCTTACCAAG TTCATCTACACACTGGAGAGTCAGCGAACCTTCTCTGCTCGGGACCGTGCCTACGTTGCATCTCTACTTACTGTGGCCCTGCATGGGAAGCTTGAGTACTTTACTGACATCCTTCGCACCTTGCTCAGTGACCTGGTAGCCCAGTATGTGGCCAAGAACCCCAAGCTGATGCTGCGCAG GACAGAGACTGTGGTGGAAAAGCTGCTCACCAACTGGATGTCCATCTGTCTTTATACCTTCGTGAGG GATTCAGTAGGGGAGCCTCTGTACATGCTCTTTCGAGGGATTAAGCATCAAGTGGACAAGGGGCCAGTGGATAGCGTGACTGGCAAAGCCAAATACACTCTGAACGACAACCGCCTACTCAGAGAAGATGTGGAGTACCGTCCCCTG ACCTTGAATGCGCTGTTGGCTGTGGGGACTGGGGCAGGAGAGGCTCAGGGTGTGCCTGTGAAGGTCCTGGACTGTGACACCATCTCCCAAGCCAAGGAGAAGATGCTGGACCAGCTTTATAAAGGAGTACCTCTTGCCCAAAGGCCAGCACCTCGTACCCTAGATGTTG AATGGCGATCTGGGGTGGCTGGACACCTCATCCTTTCTGATGAGGATGTCACTTCTGAGGTTCAGGGTATGTGGAGGCGCCTGAACACTTTGCAGCATTATAAG GTCCCAGATGGAGCAACTGTGGCCCTTGTTCCCTGCCTCACCAAACATGTACTCAGGGAAAACCAGGATTATGTCCCTGGAGAAC GAACTCCAATGCTGGAGGATGTAGATGAGGGGGGCATCCGACCCTGGCACCTGGTGAAACCGAGTGAGGAACCAGAGCCACCCAGGCCACGGAGGGGCAGCCTTCGGGGCGGAGAGCGTGAGCGAGCTAAGGCCATCCCTGAGATCTACCTGACTCGCCTGTTATCCATGAAG GGCACCCTACAGAAGTTTGTGGATGACCTGTTCCAGGTAATTCTTAGTACCAGCCGCCCTGTGCCTCTAGCTGTGAAGTACTTCTTTGACCTGCTGGATGAGCAGGCCCAGCAGCATGGCATCTCTGACCAAGACACTATCCATATCTGGAAGACCAAcag CCTGCCACTGAGGTTCTGGATCAATATAATCAAAAACCCACAGTTTGTGTTTGATGTGCAGACGTCTGATAACATGGATGCAGTGCTCCTTGTCATTGCACAGACTTTCATGGATGCCTGCACCCTGGCTGACCACAAGCTGGGCCGG GACTCCCCCATCAACAAACTTCTGTATGCTCGTGATATTCCCCGTTACAAAGGGATGGTGGAAAG GTATTATGCAGACATCAAACAGAATGTCCCAGCCAGTGATCAAGAGATGAACTCTGTCCTGGCTGAGCTGTCCCGG AACTACTCTGGTGACCTCGGGGCACGAGTGGCCCTGCATGAACTCTACAAGTATATCAACAAATACTATGACCAG ATCATCACTGCCCTGGAGGAGGATGGCACAGCTCAGAAGATGCAATTGGGCTATCGTCTCCAGCAGATTgcagctgctgtggaaaacaaGGTCACGGATCTATAG